One part of the Bacteroidota bacterium genome encodes these proteins:
- a CDS encoding HlyC/CorC family transporter, which yields MTAVLILLLLILLNGLFSMSEIAMVTSRKARLEIKASKGDRSAKLALRFAEKPGKFLSTVQIGITLIGLLTGIYSGQQIESDVEYYLNQFESIRPYSQTLAIALILISLTYFSLVLGELVPKRIGLSKPERVSTVMAYPMYFISIIMAPFIWLLTISTDFLLKILGLKTNAKNLVTEQEINALIREGTASGTVQGIEQDIVENVFYLGDRSVKNLMTQRLDIDWLNTRHSPEVIKQNIIKSTHESFPVCNSELDHILGIVHSKDMLNDLLEEKPFSLEKHMQPAIFLTENTKAYIALEKLRSSRQNAAIVVDEFGDVRGILTLNDLMDALVGDLTQQLHDKKEIIPREDGSFLIDASLPLPEFIRYFEIVTDENDDLAHINTVGGLAFHFANNIPTTGYIFQWKNFNFEIIDMDKRRIDKILVRRTEDMPKIS from the coding sequence ATGACTGCTGTTTTAATTTTACTCCTGCTTATCCTCCTCAATGGTCTCTTTTCCATGTCTGAAATTGCGATGGTCACTTCCAGAAAGGCGCGACTGGAGATCAAAGCCTCGAAAGGAGACAGGTCAGCCAAATTGGCTTTGCGCTTCGCGGAGAAACCGGGAAAATTCCTCTCGACTGTACAGATTGGCATTACACTCATTGGCTTATTAACCGGTATTTACAGTGGACAACAGATCGAGTCAGATGTGGAGTATTATCTCAACCAATTTGAAAGTATACGGCCATATAGTCAGACACTCGCTATTGCGCTCATTTTAATTTCACTTACTTATTTTTCATTGGTTTTAGGTGAACTTGTTCCCAAACGCATTGGATTATCCAAACCGGAACGGGTATCTACCGTTATGGCCTATCCGATGTATTTTATCTCAATTATAATGGCACCCTTTATATGGCTGCTCACCATATCCACAGATTTCCTTTTAAAAATACTTGGATTAAAGACAAATGCCAAAAACCTGGTGACAGAGCAGGAAATAAATGCATTGATACGCGAAGGCACTGCTTCCGGTACGGTACAGGGCATTGAACAGGATATTGTGGAAAACGTATTTTACCTCGGGGATCGCAGTGTGAAAAACCTAATGACACAACGACTGGACATTGACTGGCTCAACACCCGACATTCACCGGAGGTAATTAAACAAAATATTATTAAATCGACGCATGAATCCTTTCCGGTATGCAACAGTGAACTGGATCATATACTCGGTATCGTACACTCAAAAGATATGTTAAATGATCTTCTGGAAGAAAAGCCCTTCTCTCTTGAAAAACACATGCAACCGGCTATCTTTCTGACGGAAAACACAAAGGCATATATTGCGTTAGAGAAATTAAGATCTTCGCGACAAAATGCAGCGATAGTTGTAGATGAATTCGGGGATGTGCGCGGTATACTTACACTGAACGATTTGATGGACGCTTTGGTGGGGGATTTAACACAACAATTGCATGATAAGAAGGAAATCATTCCCCGCGAAGATGGTTCATTTCTTATCGATGCGTCGCTTCCTCTTCCTGAATTCATCCGCTACTTTGAAATAGTTACGGATGAAAATGATGACCTCGCCCATATCAATACTGTTGGCGGTCTTGCTTTTCATTTTGCAAATAACATTCCCACTACCGGTTATATTTTTCAATGGAAGAATTTCAATTTTGAGATTATTGATATGGATAAAAGAAGAATTGATAAAATTCTGGTTCGACGAACAGAAGATATGCCGAAAATATCATGA